A single region of the Pseudomonas sp. PDM14 genome encodes:
- a CDS encoding nitrite/sulfite reductase produces the protein MYVYDEYDQRIVEDRVKQFRDQTRRYLAGELSGEEFRPLRLQNGLYIQRYAPMLRVAVPYGLLSSTQVRMMAKIARDYDKGYAHISTRQNVQFNWPELEDVPDILAELATVQMHAIQTSGNCIRNTTTDQFAGVAKDELIDPRPWCEIIRQWSTFHPEFSHLPRKFKIAVNGAVSDRAAIEVHDIGLEAVNNDAGELGFRVSVGGGLGRTPIVGSFINEFLPWQHLLSYLDAILRVYNRYGRRDNKYKARIKILVKALTPEVFAERVDAEWAHLKDGPTTLTEAEVQRVAAHFIDPAYQALDDQDATLAQLEAEHAGFARWRQRNTFAHKKPGYVAVTLSLKPTGVAPGDVTDKQLDAIADLADRYSFGEVRNSHNQNIILADVEQSKLFTLWGELREQGFATPNVGLLTDIICCPGGDFCSLANAKSIPIAEAIQRRFDDLDYLFDIGEIELNISGCMNACGHHHVGHIGILGVDKKGQEFYQVSLGGNSGREASLAQILGPSFAEADMADVVDKIIKVYVEKRTEDESFLDTYRRVGIDPFKERVYAANH, from the coding sequence ATGTACGTATACGACGAGTACGATCAACGGATCGTCGAGGACCGCGTCAAGCAGTTCCGCGATCAGACCCGCCGCTATCTGGCCGGTGAGCTCTCCGGTGAAGAGTTCCGCCCGCTGCGCCTGCAGAACGGCCTGTATATCCAGCGCTACGCGCCGATGCTGCGCGTTGCCGTGCCGTACGGCCTGCTGTCGTCCACGCAAGTGCGCATGATGGCCAAGATCGCTCGTGACTACGACAAGGGCTATGCCCACATCAGCACCCGGCAGAACGTGCAGTTCAACTGGCCGGAGCTGGAAGACGTGCCGGACATCCTTGCCGAGCTGGCCACCGTGCAGATGCACGCGATCCAGACCAGCGGCAACTGCATCCGCAACACCACCACCGACCAGTTCGCCGGCGTGGCCAAGGACGAACTGATCGACCCGCGCCCCTGGTGCGAGATCATTCGCCAGTGGTCGACCTTCCACCCCGAGTTCTCGCACCTGCCGCGCAAGTTCAAGATCGCCGTCAACGGCGCCGTGAGCGACCGCGCAGCCATCGAAGTGCATGACATCGGCCTGGAAGCGGTGAACAACGACGCCGGCGAGCTGGGCTTCCGCGTTTCCGTCGGCGGCGGCCTGGGCCGTACCCCGATCGTCGGCAGCTTCATCAACGAATTCCTGCCGTGGCAGCACCTGCTCAGCTACCTCGACGCGATCCTGCGCGTATACAACCGCTATGGCCGTCGTGACAACAAGTACAAGGCGCGCATCAAGATTCTGGTCAAGGCGCTGACCCCGGAAGTCTTCGCCGAGCGCGTGGACGCCGAGTGGGCGCACCTCAAGGATGGCCCGACCACCCTGACCGAGGCCGAAGTACAGCGCGTCGCCGCCCACTTCATCGACCCGGCCTACCAGGCCCTGGACGACCAGGACGCCACCCTGGCGCAGCTCGAGGCCGAGCATGCCGGATTCGCCCGCTGGCGCCAGCGCAACACCTTCGCCCACAAGAAGCCAGGCTACGTTGCCGTGACCTTGTCGCTCAAACCCACCGGCGTGGCACCGGGCGACGTCACCGACAAGCAACTCGACGCCATTGCCGACCTGGCCGACCGCTACAGCTTCGGCGAAGTGCGCAACAGCCATAACCAGAACATCATCCTCGCCGACGTCGAGCAGTCCAAGCTGTTCACCCTCTGGGGCGAGCTGCGCGAACAGGGCTTCGCCACCCCGAACGTGGGCCTGCTGACCGATATCATCTGCTGCCCGGGCGGCGACTTCTGCTCCCTGGCCAACGCCAAGTCAATCCCGATTGCCGAGGCCATTCAGCGTCGCTTCGATGACCTCGACTACCTGTTCGATATCGGCGAGATCGAGCTGAACATCTCCGGCTGCATGAACGCCTGCGGTCACCATCACGTCGGCCATATCGGCATCCTCGGCGTGGACAAGAAAGGCCAGGAGTTCTACCAGGTCTCGCTTGGCGGCAACTCCGGTCGCGAAGCCAGCCTCGCGCAGATCCTCGGCCCCTCCTTCGCCGAAGCCGACATGGCCGACGTGGTCGACAAGATCATCAAGGTCTACGTCGAAAAGCGCACCGAAGACGAAAGCTTCCTCGACACCTACCGCCGTGTCGGCATCGACCCGTTCAAGGAGCGCGTATATGCAGCAAATCATTAA
- a CDS encoding DUF934 domain-containing protein, which translates to MQQIIKNGQVVEETWHLLPKDASLDGLPNCDDLIVPLALWVEHAHALKARDGGLGVWLEAGEEIEEIADQLDNFQVIALNFPAFTDGRHSSTAYLLRTRYGYKGEVRAIGDVLRDQLWALQRCGFDAFALREDKDPLDALNAFTEFNEVYQASADQPLPLFRRKA; encoded by the coding sequence ATGCAGCAAATCATTAAGAACGGCCAGGTCGTCGAAGAAACCTGGCACCTGCTGCCCAAGGACGCCAGCCTCGACGGCCTGCCCAACTGCGACGACCTGATCGTGCCGCTGGCGCTATGGGTCGAACACGCCCACGCGCTGAAGGCTCGCGACGGTGGCCTCGGCGTGTGGCTGGAAGCCGGTGAAGAAATCGAAGAGATCGCCGACCAGCTGGACAACTTCCAGGTGATCGCCCTTAACTTTCCGGCTTTCACCGACGGCCGCCACTCATCCACCGCCTATCTGCTGCGCACCCGCTACGGCTACAAAGGCGAAGTGCGCGCCATCGGCGATGTCCTGCGCGACCAGCTGTGGGCCCTGCAACGCTGTGGTTTTGATGCCTTCGCCCTGCGTGAAGACAAAGATCCGCTGGATGCGTTGAACGCCTTCACCGAGTTCAACGAGGTCTACCAGGCCTCTGCCGATCAGCCGCTGCCACTGTTCCGCCGCAAGGCCTGA
- a CDS encoding TetR/AcrR family transcriptional regulator: MARPSRKDEILQAALACFTEIGVDATTIEMIRDRSGASIGSLYHHFGNKERILGALYMAGTAEYAALLEEGFAKVDSAETVVKLLVTSYVDWVVANPDWARFILHSRGRVEASELGEQLREVNRVHFARIQQALADYREQGLFKAMPADCFASVVIGPTHDFARNWLAGRTQSGFSECRELLAQVAWESVRA; this comes from the coding sequence ATGGCCCGTCCCTCCCGCAAAGACGAGATTCTTCAGGCCGCACTGGCGTGCTTCACCGAGATTGGCGTGGATGCCACCACCATCGAGATGATTCGCGATCGGTCCGGCGCAAGCATTGGCAGCCTCTATCACCACTTCGGTAACAAGGAGCGCATTCTCGGCGCCCTGTACATGGCCGGCACCGCCGAGTACGCCGCGCTGCTGGAAGAAGGCTTTGCCAAGGTCGACAGCGCCGAGACGGTCGTCAAGTTGCTGGTAACCAGCTATGTGGATTGGGTCGTGGCCAATCCGGACTGGGCGCGCTTCATCCTGCACAGCCGTGGCAGGGTCGAGGCCAGCGAGCTGGGCGAGCAGTTGCGCGAGGTCAACCGCGTGCATTTCGCACGAATCCAGCAGGCGTTGGCCGATTACCGCGAGCAGGGGTTGTTCAAGGCCATGCCGGCGGATTGTTTTGCGTCGGTGGTGATTGGGCCCACCCACGACTTCGCGCGCAACTGGCTGGCCGGCAGGACGCAAAGCGGATTTAGCGAATGTCGGGAATTGCTGGCGCAGGTCGCCTGGGAAAGCGTGCGGGCGTAG
- a CDS encoding hotdog fold domain-containing protein: MSQMMQMYQQAGAAQFSGMIGQVAPYFATIAPQFVELRPGHAEITFAKRREVLNHIGTVHAIALCNAAELVAGTMTDVSIPKGRRWIPRGMTVEYLAKADGDIRAVADGAALDWSQLGDVKVPVMAYVGDKAVLRAEITMYVSEA, from the coding sequence ATGAGTCAGATGATGCAGATGTACCAACAAGCCGGTGCCGCCCAATTCAGCGGCATGATCGGCCAAGTGGCGCCCTACTTCGCGACTATCGCCCCGCAATTCGTCGAACTGCGTCCGGGCCACGCGGAAATCACCTTCGCCAAGCGCCGCGAAGTGCTCAACCACATCGGCACCGTGCACGCCATTGCCCTGTGCAACGCCGCCGAGCTGGTCGCCGGGACCATGACTGACGTGTCGATCCCCAAGGGCCGCCGCTGGATTCCGCGCGGCATGACAGTGGAGTACCTGGCCAAAGCCGACGGTGACATCCGCGCCGTGGCCGATGGCGCCGCGCTCGACTGGAGCCAGCTGGGCGATGTGAAGGTTCCGGTGATGGCCTATGTCGGCGACAAGGCCGTGCTGCGCGCCGAGATCACCATGTACGTCAGCGAAGCCTGA
- a CDS encoding YhdH/YhfP family quinone oxidoreductase, with protein sequence MSQFKALLVSEENGAFVPRVVERDTSELPGGDVLVRVQYSSLNYKDALSASGNRGVSRNYPHTPGIDAAGVVEDSRVAEFAVGDEVLVTGYDLGMNTSGGFAQYIRVPAAWLIKRPAGLSLRESMLLGTAGLTAALCIDKLEQAGLTPEAGQVLVTGATGGVGSIAVALLARLGYSVAASTGKAEQSEFLRQLGAQQIVLRSELQEGADKPMLKERWAGAVDTVGGDILFNVVKSLRYGGSVACCGLTAGVGFKGSVMPFILRGVNLLGVDSVELPLVVKASMWDKLSVQWKLGNLDGLAREIGLEALPKAIEQILAGKLVGRVLVNLG encoded by the coding sequence ATGAGTCAGTTCAAGGCGCTGCTGGTCAGCGAAGAAAATGGCGCGTTCGTACCGCGCGTGGTCGAGCGCGATACCAGCGAGTTGCCAGGCGGTGACGTGCTGGTACGGGTGCAGTATTCCTCGCTCAACTACAAGGACGCGCTGTCCGCCAGCGGCAACCGTGGTGTGAGCAGAAACTACCCGCACACGCCGGGCATCGACGCCGCTGGCGTGGTCGAAGATTCCCGCGTGGCCGAGTTCGCCGTGGGGGACGAGGTGCTGGTCACCGGCTACGACCTGGGCATGAACACCTCGGGCGGTTTCGCCCAGTACATTCGCGTGCCGGCGGCCTGGTTGATCAAGCGTCCGGCTGGCCTGAGCCTGCGCGAGAGCATGCTGCTCGGTACTGCCGGCCTGACCGCGGCGCTGTGCATCGACAAGCTGGAGCAGGCTGGACTGACGCCGGAAGCCGGTCAGGTGCTGGTCACGGGGGCCACCGGCGGGGTCGGCAGCATCGCCGTGGCCTTGCTCGCTCGCCTGGGTTACAGCGTGGCGGCGTCCACCGGCAAGGCCGAGCAGAGCGAGTTCCTGCGCCAGCTGGGCGCGCAGCAGATCGTCCTGCGCAGTGAGCTGCAGGAAGGCGCCGACAAGCCGATGCTCAAGGAGCGTTGGGCGGGTGCGGTGGATACCGTCGGCGGCGACATTCTGTTCAACGTGGTCAAGTCGCTGCGCTATGGCGGCAGTGTCGCCTGCTGCGGCCTGACGGCGGGCGTCGGTTTCAAGGGCAGCGTGATGCCATTCATCCTGCGCGGTGTGAACCTGCTGGGGGTCGACTCGGTCGAGCTGCCGCTGGTGGTCAAGGCGTCGATGTGGGACAAGCTGTCCGTGCAGTGGAAACTCGGCAACCTCGACGGGTTGGCCCGTGAAATTGGCCTGGAAGCGTTGCCCAAGGCCATCGAGCAAATACTCGCCGGCAAGCTGGTTGGTCGAGTGCTGGTCAACCTGGGCTGA
- the sohB gene encoding protease SohB, producing MEFLVDYAEFLLRTVTLVVAVIVVLASIAALRGKGRSKSSGHLDVNKLNDFYKALRERLEHTLLDKAQLKAQRKAEAKAAKLEKKNPASKPRVFVLDFDGDIKASATENLRHEVTALLSVATAQDEVVLRLESGGGMVHGYGLASSQLARIRQAGVPLTVCVDKVAASGGYMMACIGDKILSAPFAILGSIGVVAQLPNVHRLLKKHDIDFEVLTAGEFKRTLTVFGENTEKGREKFQEDLEITHELFKNFVARYRPQLSIDEIATGEVWLGLAALGKLLVDELKTSDEYLAERAREADLYHLHYAERKSLPERFGLAASVTIDRVLLNWWSRLSQQRFW from the coding sequence GTGGAGTTTCTGGTGGATTACGCGGAGTTTCTGCTCCGCACCGTGACCCTGGTGGTGGCGGTGATCGTGGTGCTGGCGAGCATCGCTGCATTGCGCGGTAAGGGTCGCAGCAAGAGCAGCGGCCATCTCGATGTAAACAAGCTCAATGATTTCTACAAAGCCCTGCGCGAGCGCCTGGAGCATACGCTGCTGGACAAGGCGCAGCTCAAGGCCCAGCGCAAGGCCGAAGCCAAAGCCGCCAAGCTGGAGAAGAAGAACCCCGCCAGCAAGCCTCGGGTGTTCGTCCTCGATTTTGACGGTGACATCAAGGCCTCCGCCACCGAGAACCTGCGCCATGAAGTGACGGCGCTGCTCAGCGTAGCCACGGCGCAGGATGAAGTGGTGCTGCGCCTGGAAAGCGGTGGCGGCATGGTGCATGGCTACGGCCTGGCGTCTTCGCAGCTGGCGCGTATCCGCCAGGCCGGCGTGCCCTTGACCGTCTGCGTAGACAAGGTGGCTGCCAGCGGCGGCTACATGATGGCCTGCATCGGCGACAAGATTCTCTCGGCGCCATTCGCCATCCTCGGCTCTATCGGCGTCGTCGCGCAGTTGCCCAACGTGCACCGGCTGCTGAAGAAGCACGACATCGATTTCGAAGTGCTCACCGCCGGTGAATTCAAGCGCACCCTCACCGTGTTCGGCGAGAATACCGAGAAGGGCCGGGAGAAATTCCAGGAAGACCTGGAAATCACCCACGAGCTGTTCAAGAACTTCGTCGCGCGTTACCGCCCGCAGTTGTCGATTGACGAGATCGCCACCGGCGAGGTCTGGCTGGGCCTTGCTGCGCTGGGCAAGCTGCTGGTCGACGAACTGAAGACCAGCGATGAATACCTGGCCGAGCGTGCGCGCGAGGCCGACCTGTATCACCTGCATTACGCTGAGCGCAAAAGCCTGCCGGAGCGTTTCGGCCTGGCTGCCAGCGTGACGATCGATCGTGTGCTGCTGAACTGGTGGAGTCGCCTCAGTCAGCAACGCTTCTGGTAA
- a CDS encoding histidine phosphatase family protein produces the protein MGSIYLIRHGQASFGADDYDVLSPTGIRQAEVLGDHLATLGLSFDRCLSGTLRRQQHTATSALQRCVAVGMAAPELELDAGFNEFDAEAVIRGLLPAMLADEPNALHILQNPKENRAEFQHLFSRIIQRWVTGEHDQPDHETWQGFVGAVRAGLERVLEQAHSKQNIAIFTSGGTITAMLHVLTGVPAHKAFELNWQIVNTSLSRLQFRGRDVTLASFNSRVHLELLKAPELITYR, from the coding sequence GTGGGCAGCATCTACCTGATTCGACATGGCCAGGCCTCCTTCGGCGCCGACGACTACGACGTGCTGTCGCCGACCGGTATTCGCCAGGCTGAAGTGCTCGGCGACCACCTGGCCACCCTCGGCCTGAGCTTTGATCGCTGCCTGAGTGGCACCCTGCGTCGCCAGCAGCACACCGCGACATCCGCGCTACAACGCTGCGTGGCGGTGGGCATGGCGGCTCCGGAACTCGAGCTGGATGCCGGCTTCAACGAATTCGATGCGGAAGCGGTGATCCGCGGCCTGCTCCCGGCGATGCTGGCGGACGAACCGAACGCCCTGCACATCCTGCAGAACCCCAAGGAAAACCGCGCCGAATTCCAGCATCTGTTTTCGCGCATCATCCAGCGCTGGGTCACCGGCGAACACGACCAGCCCGACCACGAGACCTGGCAGGGTTTCGTCGGCGCCGTGCGGGCCGGGCTCGAGCGCGTGCTCGAACAGGCCCACAGCAAACAGAACATCGCGATTTTCACGTCCGGCGGTACCATCACCGCTATGCTGCATGTGCTCACCGGAGTGCCGGCGCACAAGGCATTTGAACTCAACTGGCAGATCGTCAACACCTCGCTGAGCCGCCTGCAGTTTCGCGGCCGCGACGTGACCCTGGCTTCCTTCAACAGCCGTGTGCATTTGGAGCTGTTGAAGGCCCCGGAACTCATCACCTACCGCTGA
- a CDS encoding SCP2 sterol-binding domain-containing protein, with translation MSSVADTINSMKSKFNASAAAGLDLVFQFNIEDGENYALIVKDGTCDVQQGDNPNANVTLIMDSATLAGIASGETDGMQAFMGGKLRAEGDMMLAMKLAELFPV, from the coding sequence ATGAGCTCCGTTGCCGATACCATCAACTCCATGAAATCCAAGTTCAACGCCAGCGCCGCCGCCGGCCTGGACTTGGTATTCCAGTTCAACATCGAAGACGGTGAGAACTACGCGCTGATCGTCAAAGACGGCACCTGCGACGTGCAACAGGGCGACAACCCGAACGCCAACGTCACCCTGATCATGGACAGCGCCACCCTGGCCGGTATCGCCAGCGGCGAAACCGACGGCATGCAGGCCTTCATGGGCGGCAAACTGCGCGCCGAAGGCGACATGATGCTGGCCATGAAACTGGCCGAACTGTTCCCGGTCTGA
- a CDS encoding phosphotransferase family protein yields the protein MTLTDQSTGIRDGEELDAATIDGYLKAHIPGLSGTPSISQFPGGASNLTYLLEYPEQEFVLRRPPFGHKAKSAHDMGREYRILNQLNAGFPYCPKAYVHCTDEAVIGSEFYVMERVKGIILRSDMPAELNFSAEQTRELCKSFIDKFVDLHSVDYQACGLADLGKPDGYVKRQIEGWSDRYEKALTPDAPTWEPVKAWLKDKMPADHHKPGIVHNDYRFDNVILDPANPMQIIGVLDWELTTIGDPLMDLGNTLAYWIEAADPAPVQLMRRQPSNAPGMLTRREFVDYYAERSGIQIDNFDFYYTYGLFRLAGIVQQIYYRFFHGQTKDKRFAQFVMMNKLLEQMSLQVIGKSTL from the coding sequence ATGACGCTTACAGACCAGTCCACCGGTATCCGTGACGGCGAAGAGCTCGACGCCGCGACCATCGACGGCTACCTCAAGGCACATATCCCCGGCCTCAGTGGCACGCCAAGCATCAGCCAGTTTCCCGGCGGCGCCTCGAACCTGACCTACCTGCTGGAATACCCCGAACAGGAGTTCGTCCTGCGTCGCCCGCCTTTCGGCCACAAGGCCAAGTCGGCGCACGACATGGGCCGCGAGTACCGCATTCTCAACCAGCTCAACGCCGGTTTCCCGTACTGCCCGAAAGCCTACGTGCACTGCACCGACGAAGCGGTGATCGGCAGCGAGTTCTATGTCATGGAGCGGGTCAAGGGCATCATCCTGCGCTCCGACATGCCGGCCGAGCTGAACTTCAGCGCCGAGCAGACCCGTGAACTGTGCAAGAGCTTCATCGACAAATTCGTCGACCTGCACAGCGTCGACTACCAGGCCTGCGGCCTCGCCGACCTGGGCAAGCCGGATGGCTACGTGAAGCGCCAGATCGAAGGCTGGAGCGATCGCTACGAGAAAGCCCTGACCCCCGACGCCCCAACCTGGGAACCGGTGAAGGCCTGGCTCAAGGACAAAATGCCGGCTGACCACCACAAGCCGGGCATCGTGCACAACGACTACCGCTTCGACAACGTCATCCTCGACCCGGCCAACCCGATGCAGATCATCGGCGTGCTGGACTGGGAGCTGACCACCATCGGCGATCCACTGATGGACCTGGGCAACACCCTCGCCTACTGGATCGAGGCGGCCGATCCGGCGCCGGTGCAACTGATGCGCCGCCAGCCGAGCAACGCACCCGGCATGCTCACCCGCCGCGAATTCGTCGACTACTACGCCGAACGCTCGGGGATCCAGATCGACAACTTCGACTTCTACTACACCTACGGCCTGTTCCGCCTGGCCGGCATCGTGCAGCAGATCTACTACCGCTTCTTCCATGGCCAGACCAAGGACAAACGCTTCGCGCAGTTCGTCATGATGAACAAACTGCTGGAGCAGATGAGTCTGCAAGTCATCGGCAAATCCACGCTCTAA
- a CDS encoding SDR family oxidoreductase produces the protein MSKTNLFDLDGKIAFVSGASRGIGEAIAKLLAQQGAHVIVSSRKIDDCQKVADAIVADGGKATAIACHIGEMEQISGVFAFIREQFGRLDILVNNAATNPQFCNVLDTDLGAFQKTVDVNIRGYYFMSIEGGKLMKANGGGSIINVASINGVSPGEFQGIYSVTKAAVISMTKVFAKECAQFGIRCNALLPGLTDTKFASALTKNDAILNVALQRIPLKRVAAPSEMAGTVLYLASDASSYTTGVALNVDGGFLS, from the coding sequence ATGTCCAAGACAAACCTGTTCGACCTCGACGGCAAGATCGCTTTCGTTTCCGGCGCCAGCCGCGGCATCGGTGAAGCCATCGCCAAACTGCTGGCCCAGCAAGGCGCCCACGTGATCGTCTCGAGCCGCAAGATCGACGACTGCCAGAAAGTCGCCGACGCCATCGTCGCCGATGGCGGCAAGGCCACCGCGATTGCCTGCCACATCGGCGAGATGGAGCAGATCAGCGGCGTCTTCGCCTTCATTCGCGAACAGTTCGGCCGCCTCGACATCCTGGTCAACAACGCCGCCACCAACCCACAGTTCTGCAACGTACTGGACACCGACCTCGGCGCCTTCCAGAAGACCGTCGACGTGAACATCCGCGGCTACTACTTCATGTCCATCGAAGGCGGCAAGCTGATGAAGGCCAACGGTGGCGGTTCGATCATCAACGTCGCCTCGATCAACGGCGTTTCCCCGGGCGAATTCCAGGGCATCTACTCGGTGACCAAGGCGGCTGTGATCAGCATGACCAAGGTCTTCGCCAAGGAATGCGCGCAGTTCGGCATCCGCTGCAACGCCCTGCTGCCGGGCCTGACCGACACCAAGTTCGCCTCGGCCCTGACCAAGAACGACGCGATCCTCAACGTTGCCCTGCAGCGCATCCCGCTCAAGCGCGTGGCTGCACCGAGCGAAATGGCCGGCACCGTGCTGTACCTCGCCAGCGATGCCTCCAGCTACACCACCGGTGTGGCGCTGAACGTGGACGGCGGCTTCCTTTCCTGA
- a CDS encoding TSUP family transporter, whose translation MPFPLELGVEPLTLVILVLVAFTAGFIDAIAGGGGLLTIPALLTAGLPPHLVLGTNKLCATFGSATASYTFYRRKLFFPGQWRNALIATAIGAALGALLAHWLPAEWLNRILPVIVFACGLYLLFGNTPDTQQQDDIPIAQGRQWPQGLGLGFYDGVVGPGTGAFWTVTTLLLYPLDLLRASGVARSMNFVSNGMALVVFIITGQVAWLLGISMGIALMGGAFLGARTAISGGSKFIRPVFIVMVLALTARLAWQHWFGQA comes from the coding sequence ATGCCTTTTCCGTTGGAGCTTGGCGTCGAGCCACTCACTCTGGTTATTCTCGTTCTCGTCGCATTCACCGCCGGCTTCATCGATGCCATCGCCGGTGGCGGTGGCCTGCTGACCATCCCCGCCCTGCTCACCGCCGGTCTGCCGCCACACCTGGTGCTCGGCACCAACAAGCTGTGCGCCACCTTCGGCTCGGCCACGGCCAGCTACACCTTCTACCGCCGCAAGCTGTTCTTCCCTGGGCAATGGCGCAACGCGCTGATCGCTACCGCCATTGGCGCGGCACTCGGCGCATTGCTCGCCCACTGGCTACCGGCCGAGTGGCTCAATCGTATCCTGCCGGTGATCGTCTTCGCCTGCGGCCTGTACCTGCTGTTCGGCAACACCCCGGACACCCAGCAGCAGGACGACATCCCCATCGCCCAGGGTCGACAATGGCCGCAAGGGCTCGGCCTGGGTTTCTACGATGGCGTCGTCGGGCCGGGCACCGGCGCGTTCTGGACCGTGACCACCCTGCTGCTCTATCCGCTCGACCTGCTGCGTGCCAGCGGCGTGGCGCGCAGCATGAATTTCGTCAGCAACGGCATGGCACTGGTGGTGTTCATCATCACCGGCCAGGTGGCATGGCTACTGGGCATCAGCATGGGCATCGCGCTAATGGGCGGTGCCTTTCTCGGCGCGCGTACGGCCATCAGCGGCGGTTCGAAGTTCATCCGCCCGGTGTTCATCGTGATGGTCTTGGCGTTGACCGCGCGTCTAGCGTGGCAGCACTGGTTCGGCCAGGCCTAG
- the nudC gene encoding NAD(+) diphosphatase, with protein MQDGWQTTPPLSNEQAGGWAVVRCAQGFLSDANGVLFPRDWLKRQDLPIVGEHGLGHFSADPVWLLELSQPVEMPGCQWLGLRQVMMQADYPTFRMLSFAEQVGNWSSQHQFCGRCGTRNRQVPGERCMRCPECGLDSYARISPSMIVLVTRGDEVLLARSSRFVQGMYSTLAGFVEPGESAEECVAREVREEVGVEVRNLQYLGSQSWPFPHSLMLGFHAEYAGGEIVPQPDEIEDAGWFHIEQLPPLPMGRSIARYLIDLYVARRLGLAEPVLPR; from the coding sequence ATGCAGGACGGCTGGCAGACCACACCGCCGCTGAGCAATGAGCAGGCGGGCGGTTGGGCGGTGGTGCGTTGCGCTCAGGGCTTTCTGTCCGATGCCAATGGCGTGCTGTTTCCGCGCGACTGGCTGAAGCGCCAGGACCTGCCTATCGTCGGCGAGCACGGCCTGGGTCATTTCTCCGCCGACCCGGTGTGGTTGCTTGAATTGAGCCAGCCCGTCGAGATGCCCGGTTGTCAGTGGCTGGGCCTGCGGCAGGTCATGATGCAGGCCGACTACCCGACTTTCCGCATGCTCTCGTTTGCCGAGCAGGTGGGTAACTGGAGCAGTCAGCACCAGTTCTGTGGTCGTTGTGGCACGCGCAATCGCCAGGTGCCGGGGGAACGCTGCATGCGCTGCCCGGAGTGCGGCCTGGACAGCTATGCACGCATTTCGCCGAGCATGATCGTGCTGGTGACCCGCGGTGACGAGGTCCTCCTGGCGCGCTCTTCGCGTTTCGTGCAGGGCATGTACAGCACGCTGGCCGGATTCGTCGAGCCAGGCGAGTCGGCTGAGGAGTGCGTGGCGCGTGAAGTGCGCGAGGAAGTTGGTGTCGAGGTGCGCAACCTGCAGTACCTTGGCAGCCAGAGCTGGCCGTTCCCGCATTCGCTGATGCTCGGTTTCCACGCCGAGTACGCCGGCGGTGAGATCGTGCCGCAGCCGGACGAGATCGAAGACGCCGGCTGGTTCCACATCGAGCAGCTGCCGCCCTTGCCGATGGGTCGCTCGATTGCCCGCTACCTGATCGACCTCTACGTGGCGCGCCGCCTAGGCCTGGCCGAACCAGTGCTGCCACGCTAG